A DNA window from Danio aesculapii chromosome 1, fDanAes4.1, whole genome shotgun sequence contains the following coding sequences:
- the LOC130229326 gene encoding CMRF35-like molecule 5, whose protein sequence is MWSFLPLLWSWISIAGVVSVPDKLSGHRGQRFDIKCRYNSGYETNVKYFCRGTCHYGNKDIIVHSGSPAKDERFSLTDDTTNKVFTITITDLRTEDAGTYWCAVERVFLTDVYSEIVLLVEQDAQTTLPQRSTSDSDSAVVIVSSGVSVLLLIGAVTFTVIIRKKKQNCGPVSSTTEGLDLTLRNGEENEYEKENPTVLPNAHTAQSVNHSAENSFPRAENTHIFYINSPYHMYTELNTRQTDLYHSLTADSAQQESVYHNI, encoded by the exons ATGTGGAGCTTTCTGCCTCTCCTCTGGTCCTGGATCAGTATCG CTGGTGTCGTAAGTGTTCCAGATAAACTTTCCGGACACAGAGGACAGAGATTTGACATCAAATGTAGATATAATTCTGGATATGAGACGAATGTCAAATATTTTTGTAGGGGCACGTGCCATTATGGAAATAAAGACATCATAGTCCATTCAGGATCTCCAGCAAAAGACGAGAGATTCTCTCTGACTGACGACACCACAAACAAAGTTTTCACCATCACCATCACTGATCTGAGAACAGAGGATGCAGGAACCTACTGGTGTGCTGTCGAGAGGGTTTTTTTAACGGATGTCTACTCTGAGATTGTGTTGCTGGTTGAACAGG ATGCACAAACTACTTTACCACAGAGATCCACATCTGACTCAG ATTCAGCTGTTGTCATCGTATCTTCAGGAGTTTCTGTTTTGCTTCTGATCGGTGCTGTAACGTTTACGGTGATCATACGAAAGAAAAAGCAGAATTGTG GTCCGGTGTCCTCCACCACTGAAGGTCTTGATTTGACATTAAGAAATGGAGAAGAA AACGAATATGAGAAAGAAAACCCAACTGTGCTGCCAAACGCACACACAGCTCAAAGTGTAAACCATTCAGCGGAAAATAGCTTTCCcagagcagaaaacacacacattttctaTATCAACAGTCCATATCATATGTACACAGAGCTGAACACCAGACAGACTGACCTGTATCACAGTCTTACAGCTGATTCTGCTCAACAAGAGTCTGTCTATCACaatatttga
- the LOC130229483 gene encoding CMRF35-like molecule 9 isoform X2, whose protein sequence is MKPLLNMWSFLVVLSSIFKVASSNPISAPVGGSVTLECSHFWAFLSTKYFCRDSCAVENILIQSETRENPTRRERYTLYDKGSDFTVTIADLQLSDSGTYVCAVERLLKDTYMYLTLHVTEGVTRPTTSRAFTDKTDLFESKETLVTRPWTTLTSTETMRRSALSDPLVYVGAGLGVLLLTFAAAFFIFIKLKYKQSRCFSSVTSTHEPEYVNYTTANFPEQPDTLNYSSVAFLKKTDSRVENSENNPAETHYSSVKLKTTDQDSVIYSTVSAV, encoded by the exons ATGAAACCTCTTTTAAACATGTGGAGCTTTCTGGTGGTCCTATCCAGCATCTTTAAGG TGGCGTCTTCGAATCCTATCTCTGCTCCCGTTGGAGGAAGCGTCACTTTAGAGTGTTCTCATTTTTGGGCTTTTTTGAGCACCAAATATTTCTGCAGAGACTCTTGTGCTGTAGAGAATATCCTCATTCAGTCGGAAACGAGAGAGAATCCCACTCGCAGAGAGAGATACACATTATATGACAAAGGCTCGGACTTCACTGTGACCATTGCGGATCTGCAGCTGTCAGACTCCGGCACCTATGTCTGTGCAGTGGAAAGACTTCTCAAAGACACATACATGTATCTGACTCTACATGTGACTGAGG GTGTAACCAGACCAACTACATCAAGAGCATTCACAGACAAAACAG ATTTGTTCGAGAGTAAAGAAACACTAGTGACCAGGCCATGGACTACACTCACTTCAACAGAAACAATGCGCAGATCAGCACTCTCTg ATCCTCTGGTTTATGTCGGAGCAGGTCTTGGTGTTCTCCTGCTGACTTTCGCAGCTGCTTTCTTCATATTCATCAAACTAAAGTACAAGCAGAGCAGATGCTTTTCCAGTGTAACATCAACACATGAGCCTGAGTATGTCAATTATACCACAGCAAACTTCCCTGAGCAACCTGACACTCTGAACTATTCCTCTGTGGCGTTCCTCAAAAAAACAGACTCCAGAGTGGAGAACAGTGAGAATAATCCAGCAGAAACACATTATTCATCtgttaaattaaaaactactgaTCAGGACTCAGTCATCTACTCCACAGTGTCTGCAGTTTAG
- the LOC130229483 gene encoding CMRF35-like molecule 9 isoform X1 codes for MKPLLNMWSFLVVLSSIFKVASSNPISAPVGGSVTLECSHFWAFLSTKYFCRDSCAVENILIQSETRENPTRRERYTLYDKGSDFTVTIADLQLSDSGTYVCAVERLLKDTYMYLTLHVTEAGVTRPTTSRAFTDKTDLFESKETLVTRPWTTLTSTETMRRSALSDPLVYVGAGLGVLLLTFAAAFFIFIKLKYKQSRCFSSVTSTHEPEYVNYTTANFPEQPDTLNYSSVAFLKKTDSRVENSENNPAETHYSSVKLKTTDQDSVIYSTVSAV; via the exons ATGAAACCTCTTTTAAACATGTGGAGCTTTCTGGTGGTCCTATCCAGCATCTTTAAGG TGGCGTCTTCGAATCCTATCTCTGCTCCCGTTGGAGGAAGCGTCACTTTAGAGTGTTCTCATTTTTGGGCTTTTTTGAGCACCAAATATTTCTGCAGAGACTCTTGTGCTGTAGAGAATATCCTCATTCAGTCGGAAACGAGAGAGAATCCCACTCGCAGAGAGAGATACACATTATATGACAAAGGCTCGGACTTCACTGTGACCATTGCGGATCTGCAGCTGTCAGACTCCGGCACCTATGTCTGTGCAGTGGAAAGACTTCTCAAAGACACATACATGTATCTGACTCTACATGTGACTGAGG CAGGTGTAACCAGACCAACTACATCAAGAGCATTCACAGACAAAACAG ATTTGTTCGAGAGTAAAGAAACACTAGTGACCAGGCCATGGACTACACTCACTTCAACAGAAACAATGCGCAGATCAGCACTCTCTg ATCCTCTGGTTTATGTCGGAGCAGGTCTTGGTGTTCTCCTGCTGACTTTCGCAGCTGCTTTCTTCATATTCATCAAACTAAAGTACAAGCAGAGCAGATGCTTTTCCAGTGTAACATCAACACATGAGCCTGAGTATGTCAATTATACCACAGCAAACTTCCCTGAGCAACCTGACACTCTGAACTATTCCTCTGTGGCGTTCCTCAAAAAAACAGACTCCAGAGTGGAGAACAGTGAGAATAATCCAGCAGAAACACATTATTCATCtgttaaattaaaaactactgaTCAGGACTCAGTCATCTACTCCACAGTGTCTGCAGTTTAG
- the LOC130229402 gene encoding CMRF35-like molecule 5, with amino-acid sequence MKLALRVCVFLLMARASVCADITVRAAEGGEAVINCPYYGGYETSYKYFYKGPYKESTLWLKSDGGESPVFNGRFSLKDDHKAGLFTVTIRDLQMNDAGPYTCAAGWGDSKLIQLNVIRAPKKHKPVQISTSTTHSDKTSDQALRSSSHTGPDLSSSAVNPQSTVSTFTDHHVSSDSFMIIITAEASVLLLIALPLLILVVRQRKKPDGLCSTEFTTGIYQQIKDNPADRDTHTTVCYSCV; translated from the exons ATGAAGTTAGCGCTGAGGGTTTGTGTGTTTCTGCTAATGG CGAGAGCTTCAGTGTGTGCTGATATTACCGTGAGAGCAGCAGAAGGAGGAGAAGCTGTTATTAACTGTCCTTATTATGGAGGATATGAGACGTCTTATAAATACTTCTACAAAGGACCTTACAAAGAGAGTACACTATGGCTAAAGTCTGATGGAGGAGAGTCTCCAGTGTTCAATGGCAGATTCTCACTAAAGGACGATCATAAAGCGGGATTATTTACAGTGACCATCAGAGATCTGCAGATGAACGATGCTGGACCGTACACCTGTGCTGCTGGATGGGGAGATTCTAAATTAATCCAGCTTAATGTGATCAGAG CACCAAAGAAACACAAACCTGTCCAGATCTCCACATCCACCACTCATTCAG ATAAAACTTCAGATCAAGCTCTCAGGTCATCTTCACACACGGGGCCTGATCTGAGTTCATCAGCTGTAAATCCACAATCCACCGTCAGCACTTTCACAGACCATCACGTCTCCTCAG ACTCGTTTATGATCATCATCACTGCGGAGGCTTCAGTTTTGCTCCTGATTGCTCTCCCGCTGCTCATCCTGGTTGTACGGCAGAGAAAGAAGCCTGACG GTCTGTGCTCCACAGAGTTCACTACAGGCATTTATCAACAG ATAAAAGATAATCCAgcagacagagacacacacactacTGTGTGCTACAGCTGTGTTTGA